In a genomic window of Meleagris gallopavo isolate NT-WF06-2002-E0010 breed Aviagen turkey brand Nicholas breeding stock chromosome 1, Turkey_5.1, whole genome shotgun sequence:
- the MAEL gene encoding protein maelstrom homolog: MSLARGQEVPPRGYRYHCQAASDATHKIPISGFHLSRTCYPVVIRELLQFAQPARGVCPRFYCKSDDRFRISWCLERMASVAGVESPLELLTVEDLVIKLYQKKYHKEPSKTWVSRELDVVLWDFSSNTRCEWHEENDILCCALASCKKIAYCISKSLAGVYGVSLTAAHLPLKDCVSSGNTNLRRVILDAGRFQELKAEGSGSDRHVFSPSGVQELVPSSCDSSCDVKSFPYGTSTIRGRGITRWLESTPDLSKSFSN, translated from the exons ATGTCATTGGCCAGAGGACAAG aagtaCCACCACGTGGTTATCGGTACCACTGCCAGGCTGCTA GTGATGCCACTCATAAGATTCCTATATCTGGATTTCATCTTTCACGTACTTGCTACCCAGTTGTCATACGTGAACTTCTTCAGTTTGCCCAGCCAGCCAGAGGTGTTTGCCCTCGTTTTTACTGCAAG tcTGATGACAGGTTCCGAATCAGCTGGTGTCTTGAACGAATGGCCAGCGTGGCAG GTGTTGAGAGCCCTCTGGAGCTTCTTACTGTAGAAGACCTGGTAATAAAACTGTACCAGAAGAAATATCATAAGGAGCCATCCAAGACTTGGGTGTCTAGAGAGCTAGATGTTGTCCTGTGGGATTTTTCCAGTAATACCAG GTGTGAATGGCATGAAGAGAATGATATACTCTGCTGTGCTTTGGCGTCCTGTAAGAAAATCGC TTATTGCATCAGTAAATCGTTAGCTGGTGTGTATGGAGTCTCACTGACAGCTGCTCACCTGCCTCTTAAAGACTGTGTTTCCAGTGGAAATACAAATCTCAGGCGGGTAATACTGGATGCTGGACGTTTTCAG gaaCTGAAGGCTGAGGGTTCTGGAAGTGACAGACATGTCTTTTCTCCAAGTGGAGTTCAAGAACTTGTCCCTTCTAGTT GTGATTCTTCATGTGATGTGAAGAGTTTTCCTTATGGAACAAGTACCATTCGAGGAAGAGGAATTACTCGATGGCTGGAAAGTACACCTGATCTAAGCAAATCTTTCAGTAACTGA